In Topomyia yanbarensis strain Yona2022 chromosome 2, ASM3024719v1, whole genome shotgun sequence, one DNA window encodes the following:
- the LOC131678327 gene encoding tyrosine-protein kinase Dnt-like has translation MTNLCVYIGLFLVLAAGGSAHLNLYLNQLEVMRLLGLSAELYYVREGQVNEYALHFTVPVPANVQDISFTWQSLAGKPLPYKINIVTSDPMVLPKPSMNISRMGEIPTQIETFAIALKCAGRDPAEVEVTITIEVTLNRVTGNATELVFRRKKICINNDHPEANQPDPYLLETVTHTPNGLITLIVGGILAIVLVTILISIAYCARGSMKRKPHHAQPIRTSSFQRLQTHPPSAPSSIVSPPSIAPTIATLSRSKIYANAEPEELQRRISELTVQRCRVRLSSLLQEGTFGRVYRGSYNDSQEVLVKTVGQHASQIQVSLLLQEGMSLYGAQHPGILSVLGVSIEDHTAPFLLYLAPENMRNLKIFLQEPVARTLTTIQIVKIQLQLAQALGHLHSHGVIHKDIAARNCVIDDQLRVKLADNSLSRDLFPGDYYCLGDSENRPIKWLALEAIQYKQFSEASDTWAFGVLMWELCTLARQPYAEVDPFEMEHYLRENYRLSQPINCPDELFAIMAYCWTMLPMERPSFEQLQVCLQDFYAQITRYV, from the exons GACTTTCTGCGGAACTTTACTACGTTCGTGAAGGCCAAGTCAACGAGTATGCGCTACACTTCACAGTCCCGGTGCCAGCGAATGTCCAGGACATTTCCTTCACCTGGCAAAGTTTGGCGGGGAAACCGCTTCCCTACAAAATCAACATCGTCACCTCAGATCCGATGGTCCTTCCAAAACCATCGATGAACATCTCCCGGATGGGTGAAATTCCCACACAAATTGAAACATTCGCCATCGCTTTGAAATGCGCCGGTCGCGATCCGGCAGAAGTCGAGGTTACGATCACCATCGAGGTCACACTGAACCGGGTCACGGGAAACGCTACAGAACTGGTCTTCCggaggaaaaaaatatgcatCAACAA TGATCATCCCGAAGCCAACCAACCGGATCCTTATCTGCTGGAAACAGTCACTCACACTCCGAATGGTTTGATCACCCTCATAGTCGGTGGTATTCTGGCGATCGTCCTGGTAACGATCCTTATATCGATCGCATACTGTGCCCGCGGTTCTATGAAACGCAAACCACACCACGCGCAACCCATCCGAACCTCAAGTTTCCAACGCCTACAAACCCATCCCCCATCCGCACCCTCCTCGATAGTATCTCCGCCGTCGATTGCCCCAACCATTGCCACTCTGTCCAGAAGCAAAATCTACGCCAACGCTGAACCGGAGGAACTTCAACGACGCATATCCGAGTTGACAGTTCAACGCTGTCGCGTACGATTGTCCTCCCTGCTCCAAGAAGGCACCTTCGGCCGTGTCTACCGTGGTTCCTACAACGACAGCCAGGAAGTGTTGGTCAAAACTGTCGGCCAGCATGCTTCCCAAATCCAGGTTTCGCTGCTACTTCAAGAAGGAATGAGCCTTTACGGTGCGCAACACCCGGGAATCCTATCCGTGCTGGGCGTGTCGATCGAAGATCACACCGCACCGTTCCTTCTATACTTGGCACCTGAAAATATGAGAAATTTGAAGATTTTCCTGCAGGAGCCAGTAGCCAGGACATTGACCACGATTCAGATAGTTAAGATCCAACTTCAGCTAGCACAAGCATTGGGACACCTGCACAGTCACGGAGTAATCCACAAGGATATTGCAGCTCGGAACTGTGT AATTGATGATCAACTTCGAGTCAAGCTGGCGGATAACTCTCTATCGCGGGACCTGTTCCCCGGGGATTACTACTGCCTAGGAGATAGCGAAAACCGACCGATCAAATGGCTTGCCCTGGAAGCCATCCAGTACAAGCAGTTCAGCGAGGCATCCGATACGTGGGCGTTCGGAGTGCTGATGTGGGAGCTGTGCACTCTGGCCAGACAACCTTACGCTGAG GTTGATCCTTTCGAGATGGAACACTACCTCCGCGAGAACTACCGGTTGTCGCAGCCGATCAACTGCCCAGATGAATT ATTCGCCATCATGGCCTACTGCTGGACGATGCTACCGATGGAGCGGCCATCGTTCGAACAGTTGCAGGTCTGCCTGCAGGACTTCTACGCACAGATAACACGGTATGTCTAG